In Prochlorococcus marinus CUG1435, the genomic window CAGGAAGAGCTCGTTCTGCATCCTGACACAATTTAATCTTTTAAACATATTTCATAAGTTAGGAATCATAAATTAAGTTAATTTTTCATCAAAAATACCTAATTATTAATTTAGATTAACTATCTTAATTAAGGTATAAAAAAAAAGAGTGTTAGACCAAAAATTAATAAGAGAAAATCCAACATCTGTTGAAGAGAACTTATCCCGAAGAGGACAGGAATATAATATATCTCATATACACGAATTAACTGTCAAAAAAAAGGAAGTTGATATTGAAATATCCAGTCTCCAATCTGAAAGTAAAAAATTAAGTAAATTAATTGGTCAAGAAATTAATAAATCTCAAAACAGTAATTCTCCAGAACTGAAAAATTTAAAAGAGGAAGGAAACAGATACAGAATTAAAATTTCTGAATTTGAAGAGAAGCAAAGAATATTAGATAAAAAAATACACAATGAGATTTGTAATTTACCAAATTTCCCTGGCAAAGATGCACCTCTCGGAAAAGATGAGAGCAATAATCTCCAATTAAAAACTTGGGGAGATCCTTTGATATCAGAAAATCTTAAATCTCATTGGGAGATAGGCGAAAATCTTAATCTTTTTGAATCTATAAAATCTACAAAAACGTCAAAAAGTCGTTTTATTACACTTATTGGTAATGGCGCCAGATTAGAGAGGGCATTAATAAATTTCATGCTCGATATGCATACAAATAATGGTTATTTAGAGTTAATGCCACCAGCATTAGTAAATTCAGAAAGTCTTAAAGGATCTGGACAATTACCTAAATTCTCAAATGAAAGTTTTAAATGTTCTAATGACGATTTATGGCTTTCTCCAACAGCTGAAGTCCCCCTAACTGCTTTTCATAGAAACGAGATTATTGATATTAAGCAGTTACCTATTAAGTATGTTGCATACACACCTTGTTTTAGGAGAGAAGCTGGTAGCTATGGAAGGGATACGAGAGGCTTGATTAGACTTCACCAGTTTAATAAGGTCGAATTATATTGGTTTTGTGACCCAAGCAAATCCTTAGA contains:
- the serS gene encoding serine--tRNA ligase, with translation MLDQKLIRENPTSVEENLSRRGQEYNISHIHELTVKKKEVDIEISSLQSESKKLSKLIGQEINKSQNSNSPELKNLKEEGNRYRIKISEFEEKQRILDKKIHNEICNLPNFPGKDAPLGKDESNNLQLKTWGDPLISENLKSHWEIGENLNLFESIKSTKTSKSRFITLIGNGARLERALINFMLDMHTNNGYLELMPPALVNSESLKGSGQLPKFSNESFKCSNDDLWLSPTAEVPLTAFHRNEIIDIKQLPIKYVAYTPCFRREAGSYGRDTRGLIRLHQFNKVELYWFCDPSKSLEAHKKITADAESILKKLNLPYRLVDICSGDLGFSSSRTFDLEVWLPSSKCYREISSCSNCLDFQARRSSIRTKIDKKNTYLHTLNGSGLAIGRTMAAILENGQQKDGSVKIPDALVPYFGSNYLKSN